A stretch of the Nicotiana tabacum cultivar K326 chromosome 6, ASM71507v2, whole genome shotgun sequence genome encodes the following:
- the LOC107759103 gene encoding transmembrane 9 superfamily member 7 isoform X2 produces the protein MRQEQPCQVVCKKKLDAESAKNFKEKIDDEYRVNMILDNLPVAVLRQRRDGIQSTTYEHGFRVGFKGNYAGSKEEKYFINNHLSFRVMYHKDPETDTARIVGFEVTPNSINHEYKEWDDKNPQVTTCNENTKNLVPGSTVPQEVDADKEVVFTYDVSFKESDVKWASRWDTYLLMNDDQIHWFSIINSLMIVLFLSGMVAMIMMRTLYRDIANYNQLETQDEAQEETGWKLVHGDVFRAPINYGLLCVYVGTGIQILGMTLVTMIFALLGFLSPSNRGGLMTAMVLLWVFMGLLAGYSSARFYKMFKGTEWKRITLKTAFMFPGILFAVFFVLNALIWEEHSSGALPFGTMLALVCLWFGISVPLVFVGSYLGYKKPAIENPVKTNKIPRQVPEQAWYMKPAFSILIGGILPFGAVFIELFFILTSIWLNQFYYIFGFLFIVFLILIITCAEITVVLCYFQLCSEDYNWWWRAYLTAGSSALYLFLYSVFYFFTKLEISKLVSGILYFGYMLIASYAFFVLTGTIGFCACFWFVRKIYSSVKID, from the exons ATGAGACAAGAACAACCATGTCAAGTCGTTTGTAAGAAAAAGCTTGATGCTGAATCTGCAAAGAACTTCAAGGAAAAGATTGATGATGAATACAGAGTCAATAT GATTCTAGATAACCTTCCAGTTGCTGTTCTTAGACAAAGGCGGGATGGAATTCAATCTACTACTTACGAGCATGGTTTCCGTGTTGGGTTCAAGGGGAATTATGCTGGG AGCAAAGAGGAGAAATATTTTATCAACAACCACTTGAGCTTCCGAGTCATGTACCACAAGGATCCTGAAACTGATACTGCGCGCATCGTTGGTTTTGAAGTGACGCCAAACAG CATCAATCATGAGTACAAGGAGTGGGATGACAAGAACCCTCAGGTGACGACGTGCAATGAGAATACAAAAAATTTAGTCCCAGGTAGCACTGTTCCCCAAGAAGTAGATGCAGATAAGGAGGTTGTATTCACCTATGACGTTTCTTTCAAG GAAAGCGATGTAAAATGGGCTTCTCGTTGGGATACATACCTGCTCATGAATGATGATCAGATTCACTGGTTTTCCATCATAAATTCCCTTATGATTGTCCTATTCCTTTCTGGTATGGTCGCGATGATCATGATGAGAACTCTGTACAGAGATATTGCAAACTATAATCAATTGGAAACACAAGATGAGGCTCAGGAAGAAACAGGATGGAAACTTGTTCATGGGGATGTTTTCCGCGCTCCTATTAATTATGGTTTATTGTGTGTTTATGTCGGAACTGGTATCCAAATACTTGGAATGACACTTGTGACGATGATCTTTGCTCTGCTGGGTTTCTTATCACCCTCGAACCGTGGTGGGCTTATGACTGCTATGGTTCTACTATGGGTTTTCATGGGCTTGCTAGCTGGCTATTCTTCTGCCCGTTTCTACAAAATGTTTAAAGGAACAGAGTGGAAAAGGATTACTTTGAAAACTGCTTTCATGTTCCCTGGAATACTTTTTGCCGTCTTCTTCGTGCTGAATGCTCTCATCTGGGAAGAGCATTCTTCTGGAGCATTGCCATTTGGGACTATGTTGGCTCTAGTGTGTTTATGGTTTGGGATTTCGGTACCTTTGGTATTTGTCGGCAGCTACCTCGGTTACAAAAAACCAGCCATTGAAAACCCTGTTAAGACGAACAAAATCCCTAGGCAAGTACCAGAGCAAGCATGGTACATGAAACCAGCCTTTTCGATACTTATCGGGGGAATTCTTCCATTTGGAGCTGTTTTCATCGAGCTATTCTTCATCTTGACGTCCATATGGCTGAACCAGTTCTACTACATCTTTGGCTTTCTCTTCATAGTTTTCCTGATCTTGATAATCACATGTGCAGAGATAACTGTTGTGCTCTGCTACTTCCAGTTGTGCAGTGAAGACTATAACTGGTGGTGGAGAGCTTATCTTACAGCTGGATCCTCCGCTTTATACCTGTTTCTCTACTCCGTTTTCTATTTCTTCACTAAGTTGGAGATCTCAAAGCTGGTGTCAGGCATATTGTATTTCGGCTATATGTTGATTGCATCATATGCCTTCTTTGTGTTAACAGGAACAATTGGCTTCTGTGCTTGCTTCTGGTTTGTTCGGAAGATCTACTCCTCAGTGAAGATTGATTGA
- the LOC107759103 gene encoding transmembrane 9 superfamily member 7 isoform X1, whose amino-acid sequence MGRRRSVQLSSIFISLLFLISSANSFYLPGVAPRDFQTGDPLNVKVNKLSSTKTQLPYDYYFLKYCRPTKILNSAENLGEVLRGDRIENSVYTFQMRQEQPCQVVCKKKLDAESAKNFKEKIDDEYRVNMILDNLPVAVLRQRRDGIQSTTYEHGFRVGFKGNYAGSKEEKYFINNHLSFRVMYHKDPETDTARIVGFEVTPNSINHEYKEWDDKNPQVTTCNENTKNLVPGSTVPQEVDADKEVVFTYDVSFKESDVKWASRWDTYLLMNDDQIHWFSIINSLMIVLFLSGMVAMIMMRTLYRDIANYNQLETQDEAQEETGWKLVHGDVFRAPINYGLLCVYVGTGIQILGMTLVTMIFALLGFLSPSNRGGLMTAMVLLWVFMGLLAGYSSARFYKMFKGTEWKRITLKTAFMFPGILFAVFFVLNALIWEEHSSGALPFGTMLALVCLWFGISVPLVFVGSYLGYKKPAIENPVKTNKIPRQVPEQAWYMKPAFSILIGGILPFGAVFIELFFILTSIWLNQFYYIFGFLFIVFLILIITCAEITVVLCYFQLCSEDYNWWWRAYLTAGSSALYLFLYSVFYFFTKLEISKLVSGILYFGYMLIASYAFFVLTGTIGFCACFWFVRKIYSSVKID is encoded by the exons ATGGGTAGGCGAAGATCGGTGCAGCTCAGTTCCATCTTCATTTCTCTTTTGTTCCTCATCTCCTCTGCTAATTCCTTCTATCTCCCCGGTGTTGCTCCTCGCGATTTTCAAACT GGTGATCCCCTTAATGTCAAAGTGAACAAGCTGTCATCTACAAAAACACAACTTCCCTATGATTACTACTTCTTGAAGTACTGCAGACCTACCAAGATTTTGAATAGCGCAGAGAATTTGGGGGAGGTTCTTCGAGGGGACCGCATAGAGAATTCAGTTTATACT TTCCAAATGAGACAAGAACAACCATGTCAAGTCGTTTGTAAGAAAAAGCTTGATGCTGAATCTGCAAAGAACTTCAAGGAAAAGATTGATGATGAATACAGAGTCAATAT GATTCTAGATAACCTTCCAGTTGCTGTTCTTAGACAAAGGCGGGATGGAATTCAATCTACTACTTACGAGCATGGTTTCCGTGTTGGGTTCAAGGGGAATTATGCTGGG AGCAAAGAGGAGAAATATTTTATCAACAACCACTTGAGCTTCCGAGTCATGTACCACAAGGATCCTGAAACTGATACTGCGCGCATCGTTGGTTTTGAAGTGACGCCAAACAG CATCAATCATGAGTACAAGGAGTGGGATGACAAGAACCCTCAGGTGACGACGTGCAATGAGAATACAAAAAATTTAGTCCCAGGTAGCACTGTTCCCCAAGAAGTAGATGCAGATAAGGAGGTTGTATTCACCTATGACGTTTCTTTCAAG GAAAGCGATGTAAAATGGGCTTCTCGTTGGGATACATACCTGCTCATGAATGATGATCAGATTCACTGGTTTTCCATCATAAATTCCCTTATGATTGTCCTATTCCTTTCTGGTATGGTCGCGATGATCATGATGAGAACTCTGTACAGAGATATTGCAAACTATAATCAATTGGAAACACAAGATGAGGCTCAGGAAGAAACAGGATGGAAACTTGTTCATGGGGATGTTTTCCGCGCTCCTATTAATTATGGTTTATTGTGTGTTTATGTCGGAACTGGTATCCAAATACTTGGAATGACACTTGTGACGATGATCTTTGCTCTGCTGGGTTTCTTATCACCCTCGAACCGTGGTGGGCTTATGACTGCTATGGTTCTACTATGGGTTTTCATGGGCTTGCTAGCTGGCTATTCTTCTGCCCGTTTCTACAAAATGTTTAAAGGAACAGAGTGGAAAAGGATTACTTTGAAAACTGCTTTCATGTTCCCTGGAATACTTTTTGCCGTCTTCTTCGTGCTGAATGCTCTCATCTGGGAAGAGCATTCTTCTGGAGCATTGCCATTTGGGACTATGTTGGCTCTAGTGTGTTTATGGTTTGGGATTTCGGTACCTTTGGTATTTGTCGGCAGCTACCTCGGTTACAAAAAACCAGCCATTGAAAACCCTGTTAAGACGAACAAAATCCCTAGGCAAGTACCAGAGCAAGCATGGTACATGAAACCAGCCTTTTCGATACTTATCGGGGGAATTCTTCCATTTGGAGCTGTTTTCATCGAGCTATTCTTCATCTTGACGTCCATATGGCTGAACCAGTTCTACTACATCTTTGGCTTTCTCTTCATAGTTTTCCTGATCTTGATAATCACATGTGCAGAGATAACTGTTGTGCTCTGCTACTTCCAGTTGTGCAGTGAAGACTATAACTGGTGGTGGAGAGCTTATCTTACAGCTGGATCCTCCGCTTTATACCTGTTTCTCTACTCCGTTTTCTATTTCTTCACTAAGTTGGAGATCTCAAAGCTGGTGTCAGGCATATTGTATTTCGGCTATATGTTGATTGCATCATATGCCTTCTTTGTGTTAACAGGAACAATTGGCTTCTGTGCTTGCTTCTGGTTTGTTCGGAAGATCTACTCCTCAGTGAAGATTGATTGA